A window from Balearica regulorum gibbericeps isolate bBalReg1 chromosome 1, bBalReg1.pri, whole genome shotgun sequence encodes these proteins:
- the LOC104638104 gene encoding oxidized low-density lipoprotein receptor 1-like, producing the protein MTSEEVTYADLRFMTLEKYRDQELQTTRAKDSPSPSSCWRPATVVLGVFCLSSVVAAGILAARFILVCHLVCERDENFTLQKAIVESLNQQLELLQAQNLNLTETVKQLATSRGHKCIPCPENLLQYGEDCYYFSKEWKTWQESKAQCSALDSRLLKIESKEELDFIMRSAQSYSSYSFWIGLSRNGAEGPWLWEDGSALSPDLFQIQRASSSPPLDCAWLQGANIDAARCGEYKFYVCEKVVDPTVVEQANYSDRH; encoded by the exons ATGACGAGTGAAGAAGTGACATACGCAGACCTGAGGTTCATGACACTGGAAAAATACCGGGATCAGGAGCTCCAAACCACGAGGGCAAAAG ATTCCCCCAGTCCGTCTTCCTGCTGGCGACCAGCTACAGTGGTGCTTGGGGTCTTCTGCCTAAGTTCAGTGGTAGCTGCAGGAATCTTGGCTGCCAGGT TCATCCTGGTCTGCCACCTTGTGTGTGAAAGGGATGAAAACTTCACCTTGCAAAAGGCAATTGTGGAAAGCCTCaaccagcagctggagctccTCCAGGCTCAGAATTTGAACTTGACAGAGACTGTAAAGCAACTTGCCACCTCCAGAG gaCATAAATGCATTCCTTGTCCTGAGAACTTGCTACAGTATGGGGAGGACTGCTACTACTTTTCAAAGGAATGGAAGACTTGGCAAGAAAGCAAGGCTCAATGCTCTGCTCTGGATTCCAGACTTCTTAAGATAGAGAGTAAGGAAGAGCTG GACTTCATAATGCGATCAGCACAGTCTTACAGTTCTTACTCTTTCTGGATTGGGCTGTCTCGCAATGGAGCTGAGGGGCCCTGGCTGTGGGAGGATGGATCAGCTCTCTCCCCTGATCT GTTTCAGATCCAACGAGCCAGCTCAAGTCCTCCCCTAGACTGTGCATGGCTTCAAGGTGCAAACATAGATGCTGCGCGGTGTGGCGAGTATAAGTTTTACGTTTGTGAGAAAGTGGTGGATCCCACGGTGGTCGAGCAAGCGAACTACTCGGACAGGCACTAg
- the TMEM52B gene encoding transmembrane protein 52B: MHNPVVICFVLGCFLWLPRVRGEEGCLNTELCSGTEWDRLWYIWLVVVIGGLLLLCGLVSICVRCCFHCHQTGEESGPQPYEVTVIAFDHDSTLQSTITSLHSVFGPAARRILAVARSHNAVQGTPPLSASDTPPVYEEALHMSRFTVAKTGQKVPDLNPVPEEKLQASAEGKDAQTALPGH; this comes from the exons ATGCATAACCCAGTCGTGATCTGCTTTGTTTTAGGTTGTTTCTTGTGG TTGCCCCGAGTGAGAGGTGAGGAAGGCTGTCTCAACACTGAACT CTGTTCAGGTACAGAGTGGGACCGTTTGTGGTATATCTG GCTGGTGGTGGTGATCGGtgggctgctgctcctgtgtggCCTGGTTTCCATCTGTGTGAGGTGCTGTTTTCATTGCCATCAGACAGGGGAGGAATCAGGTCCTCAGCCCTACGAGGTCACCGTCATTGCTTTTGATCATGACAGCACCCTCCAGAGCACCATTACTT CTCTCCATTCTGTGTTTGGGCCTGCTGCCAGGAGGATATTAGCGGTGGCACGCTCCCACAACGCTGTGCAGGGAACGCCACCCCTCTCAGCATCAGACACTCCTCCAGTCTACGAAGAAGCTCTGCACATGAGCAGATTCACGGTCGCCAAGACGGGGCAGAAAGTGCCAGACCTGAATCCAGTGCCGGAGGAAAAACTGCAGGCATCTGCTGAGGGCAAGGATGCCCAGACAGCCCTCCCGGGACACTAG